A single window of Coleofasciculus sp. FACHB-1120 DNA harbors:
- a CDS encoding Mpo1-like protein — MSYFQEAKAHFVASHQHPINQFLHHLTNVLAIAAVVFLFYDWRLTLVCLVLTQVFALGGHAVFEKNHPAFVKYPGITILVSLMWSFENWFGLRQVWTYLNRKQKALN, encoded by the coding sequence TTGAGCTACTTCCAGGAGGCTAAAGCCCACTTTGTTGCGAGTCATCAGCATCCCATCAACCAGTTTCTGCACCACTTGACTAATGTGCTAGCGATCGCTGCCGTGGTCTTTCTGTTTTATGATTGGCGGTTAACGCTCGTGTGCTTAGTCCTAACCCAAGTATTCGCCTTGGGCGGTCATGCTGTTTTCGAGAAGAATCACCCGGCTTTTGTCAAGTACCCCGGCATTACCATCCTAGTTTCCCTCATGTGGTCTTTTGAGAACTGGTTTGGTCTGCGCCAAGTTTGGACATACTTGAATCGCAAGCAGAAAGCGTTGAATTAA
- a CDS encoding GH3 auxin-responsive promoter family protein: MANILLPLLTTIAERARANFVKKTRQTSAVQEQLLREVLQAHKDTELGRKYGLRDIKTIEQFQQQIPILPYSSYELYTERIAQGEKNILTPDPVVYLNTTSGSTGNQKLIPVTQRFQNSLGWANLTCIGFLGEALRSRSVREARSQDRKFGKLLVTNTAQITGRTSGGIEYGPGGTGVLRMGKFLYEQLFAHPYETLQAADSITRHYLCFLFALRDRSMRGMGANFPMLILRICNYLERYAEDLIRDIETGTIASWLTLEPELRAKLERQWSANPGRAAQLREILKSEGRLTPKLAWPELSFTATARGGTSDFYFERFPNYFDDIPSFGAVFASAEGTFSIYHDLNNDGSILAIEAGFFEFIPQDQWEVEHPKTLLATEVKAGELYRILMTNYSGFYRYDIGDVVEVLGFYEQAPLIVFRHRRGGILSSTTEKTTEFHATQVMQSLQQEFGLPLEDFCITLSENEFPAHYLVNIELVSGHSLSDRLAFLASFDRKLKETNVYYQSKRKDQVPPPRLRILAAGSFAKVRQRQVERGIPDSQLKFPHISEDRNFLAGLEVEQEVRLPEDRA; encoded by the coding sequence ATGGCAAATATATTACTGCCACTTTTGACGACGATTGCTGAACGTGCTAGGGCGAATTTCGTGAAGAAAACTCGCCAAACTTCGGCGGTACAGGAGCAGTTATTAAGGGAAGTATTGCAAGCTCATAAAGATACCGAATTAGGTCGGAAATATGGGCTGAGAGATATCAAAACAATCGAGCAATTTCAACAACAGATTCCAATTCTGCCTTATAGCAGCTATGAACTCTATACTGAACGCATTGCTCAAGGTGAAAAAAATATTTTAACGCCAGATCCGGTCGTTTATCTCAATACGACCAGTGGATCGACGGGAAATCAGAAATTAATCCCGGTGACTCAGCGATTTCAGAACTCGTTGGGATGGGCGAATCTGACTTGCATCGGCTTTTTAGGTGAGGCGCTGCGTTCGCGAAGCGTGCGCGAAGCGCGTTCGCAAGATCGAAAATTTGGCAAACTGTTAGTCACCAACACCGCCCAAATAACGGGACGTACCAGTGGCGGGATTGAGTATGGACCGGGAGGTACAGGCGTCCTCCGCATGGGCAAATTTCTCTACGAACAACTCTTTGCCCATCCTTACGAAACCCTACAAGCAGCGGATAGTATCACCCGCCATTATCTTTGCTTCCTATTTGCTCTGCGCGATCGCTCGATGCGCGGAATGGGAGCCAATTTTCCCATGCTCATCCTGCGAATCTGCAACTATTTAGAGCGCTACGCGGAAGATTTGATCCGGGACATCGAAACCGGAACCATTGCCAGTTGGTTAACACTCGAACCGGAACTTCGAGCCAAATTGGAACGGCAATGGTCAGCAAATCCAGGTCGCGCCGCTCAATTGCGTGAAATCTTAAAATCAGAGGGACGGCTTACCCCAAAACTAGCATGGCCTGAGCTATCTTTTACCGCCACCGCGCGGGGAGGAACCTCAGATTTTTACTTTGAGCGATTTCCCAACTACTTTGACGACATCCCTAGCTTTGGTGCCGTCTTCGCCTCCGCTGAAGGCACCTTTAGTATTTACCACGACCTCAACAACGATGGCAGCATCTTAGCCATTGAAGCAGGCTTTTTTGAATTTATCCCGCAAGACCAGTGGGAAGTAGAGCATCCCAAAACCTTACTCGCCACGGAAGTAAAGGCGGGAGAACTGTACCGGATTCTGATGACCAACTATAGCGGCTTCTACCGTTACGATATTGGTGATGTTGTAGAAGTTCTGGGCTTTTACGAGCAGGCTCCTCTGATTGTATTTCGTCACCGTCGAGGCGGGATCTTGTCTTCCACGACGGAGAAGACGACTGAATTTCATGCCACTCAAGTGATGCAAAGCCTCCAACAAGAATTTGGCTTGCCATTAGAGGATTTTTGTATCACTTTGTCCGAAAATGAGTTCCCCGCCCATTATCTAGTGAATATTGAACTCGTTAGCGGTCATAGTTTGAGCGATCGCCTCGCTTTTTTAGCAAGCTTTGACCGTAAACTCAAGGAAACGAACGTTTACTATCAATCCAAGCGCAAGGATCAGGTGCCTCCTCCCCGACTGCGGATTTTGGCGGCTGGCAGCTTTGCCAAAGTTCGCCAACGTCAGGTGGAAAGGGGAATTCCAGATTCTCAATTGAAATTTCCCCATATTAGCGAGGATCGGAATTTTCTGGCTGGACTGGAAGTGGAGCAAGAGGTTAGGCTTCCAGAGGATCGCGCTTAA
- a CDS encoding sterol desaturase family protein, which translates to MSLLAKLSVGIACFTLAFILASLVEYWLHRLMHVSPRIGERHRDHHRRNEGQGVLWEFRDYVKGSLLVMCLMFFYSWEAGIGWFLGGLFYAAFSAYAHQLQHENPTKCFWMKMPVHYVHHKYGMWHHNFGLAVDWWDRVFGTYKPVEWLGEEELSQQPRGYLQLRWR; encoded by the coding sequence ATGAGCTTATTAGCAAAGCTTTCTGTAGGAATCGCTTGTTTTACTCTGGCGTTTATCTTGGCAAGTTTAGTGGAATATTGGCTACATCGCTTGATGCACGTCTCGCCTCGGATTGGCGAACGTCATCGAGATCATCACCGTCGTAACGAAGGACAGGGGGTGCTGTGGGAGTTTCGAGACTATGTCAAGGGCAGTTTGCTGGTAATGTGCCTGATGTTTTTCTACTCGTGGGAGGCTGGAATCGGTTGGTTCCTCGGTGGCTTATTCTATGCTGCATTTTCAGCCTATGCCCATCAGCTACAGCACGAAAACCCCACCAAGTGCTTCTGGATGAAGATGCCAGTTCACTACGTGCATCACAAGTATGGAATGTGGCATCACAATTTTGGTTTGGCGGTGGATTGGTGGGATCGGGTTTTTGGCACTTACAAGCCAGTAGAATGGCTGGGCGAAGAGGAACTGAGTCAACAGCCACGGGGTTATTTGCAACTCCGGTGGCGGTAG
- a CDS encoding MFS transporter, producing the protein MLGDRRLLVLLAAGSLTTMTGGVIAPILPEMVQQLHLDPAFAGNLVSLHCLTIALFSPLLGILADRVGRLRVLIPSLILYALFGIAGAFMQTLTPLLVMRGLLGIASGGIAAASLGLLGNMYEGEARSQALGYATSTLTLTGIAFPLLGGWVGATHWQYAFYLYGLGLPLAFLAAFMLKEKPNQVKGRATDSSQKLSKILTRPHALQLLLTLCLASVAMYAVVIYAPLYLKATIGAGASLNGIVLASRAIGAAAVSAFAAKRLAKRLGLNRATATGFALMALTLATIPLLSQLIWILLTAVLFGVGFGIALPNLYSALADVAPSGLRSSVLAAGTGAGFLGQFLSPILLGPAINYGGLPGIFYGAASVSIVAGLLLLWGSKNKFKRDPLEA; encoded by the coding sequence ATGTTGGGCGATCGCAGACTGTTAGTGCTGCTGGCAGCAGGCTCCCTGACGACCATGACGGGGGGAGTCATTGCGCCAATTTTGCCAGAAATGGTACAACAACTTCACCTCGATCCTGCGTTTGCCGGTAACTTGGTGAGCCTACACTGCCTGACAATTGCCCTATTTAGCCCACTACTAGGGATTTTGGCAGATCGAGTCGGTCGGTTGCGGGTACTCATTCCTTCCCTAATTCTCTACGCTCTGTTCGGCATCGCAGGAGCTTTTATGCAAACTCTGACGCCGCTGTTAGTGATGCGGGGGTTGCTGGGTATCGCGAGTGGGGGGATTGCGGCGGCGAGTCTGGGCTTGCTGGGAAATATGTATGAAGGCGAAGCGCGATCGCAAGCTTTAGGTTACGCGACCAGTACCCTAACCCTGACGGGTATTGCTTTTCCGCTCTTAGGAGGCTGGGTTGGTGCCACTCACTGGCAATATGCTTTTTATCTGTATGGGCTTGGGCTGCCACTGGCGTTTTTGGCTGCTTTCATGTTGAAAGAAAAGCCGAATCAGGTTAAAGGTCGCGCCACCGATTCCAGCCAAAAGCTGAGCAAAATCCTGACAAGACCCCACGCTTTGCAGTTGTTACTCACCCTTTGCTTAGCGTCAGTGGCGATGTATGCCGTCGTGATTTACGCACCCCTTTACCTCAAGGCAACGATTGGGGCAGGGGCATCTCTGAATGGGATTGTCTTGGCATCGCGGGCAATTGGGGCAGCCGCTGTCTCAGCTTTTGCCGCTAAGAGGTTAGCGAAGCGACTCGGTTTAAATCGAGCGACCGCAACCGGATTTGCGCTGATGGCATTAACCTTGGCAACCATCCCACTACTGTCCCAACTCATCTGGATTTTGTTAACAGCGGTACTCTTCGGTGTGGGATTTGGGATTGCGCTACCCAACCTCTATAGCGCTTTAGCCGATGTCGCCCCCTCTGGGCTTCGGTCTAGCGTGCTGGCAGCCGGAACGGGTGCCGGTTTCCTCGGACAGTTCCTGTCCCCGATTCTACTGGGACCAGCGATTAATTATGGCGGGTTGCCAGGGATTTTTTATGGGGCAGCAAGTGTCTCGATAGTGGCAGGATTGCTGCTTTTATGGGGCAGCAAAAACAAATTTAAGCGCGATCCTCTGGAAGCCTAA
- a CDS encoding amidohydrolase family protein, whose translation MYQGLLVIDADAHKIENPLVMRDYLEPEYRDRIGLAIDSLGDQRARIVDFNPATGKNDFMRMFPQPQGLGKGGFRNLHPDTTLGAMFNRVRIEHMDKEGIDIQVIYGTLNLVFSSLLDKDFAIALCRAYNNYIADDCRGYDNRLKPIGVLPLQDVDAAVAEMHRCINELGMISVAVAPNLPIPHPKAPQAFPDIRTCKAISHPDFRPILQAAADLDIGLGIHGGPGSYMVGGIADHVETFVLTHIFVQRNQQQLALARMVFDGAFEQFPSLRVGFLEGGCGWVPDLAHAFHEHWEKRIRDFDPKHPYRPSLMEFTKLMIQERGTHNNINLISQAKNLFDLLWNAQHDPSQIEDASLYEHYDLRHRDPLEYFERGQIFTSFESDDPGPAYLHIAMGEIGKHLACFSGDYGHWDGVLHDCVKDAATVADYDREHLELLLSGNALALYGDRLRPSAIANPIADAPSLNTTVN comes from the coding sequence ATGTATCAAGGTCTACTGGTAATTGATGCAGATGCCCATAAGATAGAAAATCCTTTAGTAATGCGGGATTATCTAGAGCCAGAGTATCGCGATCGCATCGGTTTAGCGATTGATAGTCTGGGCGACCAACGGGCGAGAATCGTAGACTTTAATCCGGCAACGGGTAAAAACGACTTTATGCGGATGTTCCCGCAGCCTCAGGGACTGGGGAAAGGTGGCTTTCGCAACCTGCATCCAGATACAACCTTGGGGGCAATGTTCAATCGCGTGCGGATTGAACACATGGATAAAGAAGGCATTGATATCCAGGTAATTTACGGCACGCTCAACTTAGTCTTTTCTAGCTTATTGGATAAAGACTTTGCGATCGCTCTGTGCCGTGCCTACAACAACTACATTGCCGATGACTGTCGGGGTTATGATAACCGACTCAAACCCATTGGTGTCTTGCCTCTACAGGATGTAGATGCCGCTGTAGCTGAAATGCACCGCTGCATCAACGAACTGGGCATGATTAGCGTCGCCGTTGCCCCAAACCTCCCAATCCCCCATCCGAAAGCGCCCCAAGCTTTCCCGGATATTCGCACCTGTAAAGCGATTAGCCATCCTGACTTCCGCCCGATCCTGCAAGCAGCAGCCGATTTGGATATTGGTCTTGGCATTCACGGAGGGCCGGGATCTTACATGGTGGGGGGAATTGCCGATCATGTGGAAACCTTTGTCCTGACGCACATTTTTGTGCAGCGAAACCAGCAACAATTGGCTTTGGCAAGGATGGTTTTTGATGGCGCGTTTGAGCAATTCCCTTCCCTGCGGGTTGGTTTTTTAGAAGGCGGTTGTGGTTGGGTGCCGGATCTTGCCCATGCTTTCCACGAGCATTGGGAAAAACGCATCCGTGACTTTGACCCCAAGCATCCTTATCGTCCTTCCCTGATGGAATTCACCAAGCTGATGATTCAGGAAAGAGGCACCCACAACAATATCAACCTGATTAGTCAGGCAAAAAACCTCTTCGATCTGCTGTGGAATGCTCAGCATGACCCGTCTCAGATTGAGGATGCAAGTCTTTATGAGCATTACGATCTCCGCCATCGAGATCCCTTGGAATACTTCGAGCGGGGTCAAATCTTTACTTCCTTTGAATCAGACGATCCAGGCCCTGCTTATCTTCACATTGCGATGGGAGAAATTGGCAAACATCTGGCTTGCTTCTCTGGGGATTATGGGCACTGGGATGGCGTACTCCATGACTGTGTCAAGGATGCTGCAACTGTTGCCGATTATGATCGAGAGCATTTAGAACTATTGCTTAGCGGCAATGCACTGGCTCTTTATGGCGATCGCTTGCGCCCATCAGCGATCGCGAATCCAATCGCTGATGCACCCAGTCTGAACACTACGGTTAATTAG
- a CDS encoding aromatic ring-hydroxylating dioxygenase subunit alpha — MELATTLTSQTVQNAVREVGINGNHWYPVGWASQLKPGEIMPVVIWQQAIAIFRDTQGNLHALEDACPHKGIALHKGTVQGCNLACAYHGWEFDGEGHCVSIPYLPDTQKLPRAQARSYPVQEKYNLIWIFPGDRALATTCQPPDIPEFDEPDWLMVPVSAHFQAHFSICNENTMDVFHGFLHQKLQGWFDPVLTSLRETDAAVCAEYNVSYKGRMAQFLGLSDRADQVTTLPISIQYRYPHFYTVLQGVSALYLMRLPVGLTESRSFAFFFFKVRLPKWVLNPLRPLLQNLLPRFVLLKFLAQDIEMIESEQRTYLADPQRRYVEINPAIIAIQRLIVRQYEKFVQESSQSQNNHQGKSEKSISFAEANALRAHSANAREPSELTQENSLG; from the coding sequence ATGGAATTGGCTACGACTCTAACCAGCCAGACAGTTCAGAATGCTGTCCGAGAGGTGGGCATCAACGGAAATCACTGGTATCCGGTTGGGTGGGCAAGCCAACTGAAGCCCGGTGAGATTATGCCTGTCGTCATTTGGCAGCAAGCGATCGCAATTTTTCGCGATACTCAAGGGAATCTCCATGCCTTAGAGGATGCTTGCCCTCACAAAGGCATCGCACTGCACAAGGGCACCGTTCAAGGGTGTAACTTAGCGTGTGCCTATCATGGCTGGGAATTTGACGGTGAAGGTCATTGTGTCAGCATTCCCTATCTTCCCGACACCCAAAAACTTCCCCGCGCCCAAGCCCGCAGTTATCCAGTTCAAGAAAAATATAATCTTATCTGGATCTTCCCTGGCGATCGCGCCCTCGCCACCACCTGTCAGCCGCCGGATATCCCTGAATTTGACGAGCCAGATTGGTTAATGGTGCCAGTGAGTGCCCACTTCCAAGCCCATTTTTCCATCTGCAATGAGAACACGATGGACGTTTTTCATGGGTTTCTGCACCAAAAATTGCAGGGTTGGTTCGATCCGGTGCTAACGAGTCTGCGGGAGACAGACGCGGCAGTCTGTGCCGAATACAATGTTTCCTACAAAGGTCGCATGGCTCAGTTTCTCGGATTGAGCGATCGCGCTGACCAAGTCACCACCTTACCGATCTCGATTCAGTATCGCTACCCACATTTTTATACCGTTCTCCAGGGAGTTTCCGCCCTATACTTGATGCGATTGCCCGTCGGCTTAACGGAGAGCCGCTCTTTTGCCTTCTTCTTTTTCAAAGTCCGCCTGCCCAAATGGGTACTCAACCCGCTCAGACCTTTGTTGCAAAACCTGCTCCCGCGCTTTGTGTTGTTGAAATTTCTCGCCCAAGACATCGAGATGATCGAAAGCGAGCAGCGAACCTATTTAGCCGATCCCCAGCGACGTTATGTAGAAATAAATCCAGCGATTATTGCGATTCAGCGGCTAATTGTCCGGCAATATGAGAAATTTGTGCAAGAATCTAGTCAATCGCAAAACAATCATCAGGGGAAGTCAGAAAAGTCTATTTCTTTTGCTGAGGCGAATGCCCTTCGCGCACACTCCGCGAACGCCAGAGAGCCATCTGAACTAACCCAAGAAAATTCACTCGGATGA
- a CDS encoding cupin-like domain-containing protein produces the protein METKAEKKLNIELENQVAPIERVDISSITPDTFFEKYRKPGTPVIITGLLKNEGDWDLDYLCEKFGNQELIFRNPGRAREKEEKRKWKSIGSGVNLQSMPFTEYAEMLRNHQAHENDINLGKCPLKNTPLADTPSLKDIGNRLGLTKPASEMNIYVAPGGHSSGLHYDSVDGTLMQLHGAKKVIFFPPSDTYNLYPFPVYIHLRHGLKLRSWFSQVDLENPDFKTMPKFKEALQHKREVILEQGETLYIPAGWWHEVIGLGDEMVCAVNRFWRIYPTSRAVFSWSRWRAACGMIFALPYTFLNLAIALGSRNRKQKISKISHRM, from the coding sequence ATGGAAACTAAAGCGGAAAAGAAGTTGAATATAGAGCTTGAAAATCAGGTTGCTCCAATCGAACGAGTGGACATATCCTCAATAACGCCAGACACATTTTTTGAAAAATATCGAAAACCCGGAACCCCAGTTATCATTACAGGCTTATTGAAGAATGAAGGTGACTGGGATTTAGACTATTTATGTGAAAAATTTGGCAATCAAGAATTAATCTTCCGAAATCCAGGACGTGCGAGGGAAAAAGAAGAAAAACGCAAATGGAAAAGCATCGGAAGTGGAGTTAATCTGCAAAGTATGCCATTCACAGAATATGCAGAGATGTTGCGTAACCATCAGGCTCATGAAAATGACATTAATTTAGGAAAATGTCCGCTCAAAAATACCCCGCTTGCTGATACACCTTCTTTAAAAGATATTGGAAACCGCCTTGGTTTAACGAAGCCTGCGAGTGAAATGAACATTTATGTGGCTCCGGGAGGTCATAGTTCAGGCTTACATTATGACTCAGTGGACGGCACACTAATGCAACTACATGGTGCTAAAAAAGTGATATTTTTTCCACCGTCAGACACTTATAATCTCTATCCATTTCCGGTTTATATTCATTTGCGCCACGGATTGAAGTTGCGTTCTTGGTTTAGTCAGGTGGATCTGGAAAACCCCGACTTTAAAACAATGCCAAAATTCAAGGAAGCACTCCAGCATAAACGCGAAGTAATCCTTGAGCAAGGTGAAACCCTTTATATTCCTGCCGGCTGGTGGCATGAAGTCATCGGATTGGGCGATGAAATGGTGTGTGCAGTCAATCGTTTCTGGAGGATATATCCTACATCACGAGCCGTGTTCTCTTGGAGTCGATGGCGTGCAGCTTGTGGAATGATATTTGCATTACCCTATACTTTTTTAAATTTAGCGATCGCGCTAGGCAGCCGCAACAGAAAACAAAAAATTAGCAAGATTTCCCATAGGATGTAA